GTGCGCGTGCTGCGCTCGTAGAGCCCCCGGGCCACCGCGAACAGCCAGCCCATGGCCGGGTTGAGCCCGTGGTAGGCGCCGAGGGCGGCGAGCCCCCACCAGGTCCAGGTGCCGGTCACGGGTAGCAGTAGGAGTCCGAGGAGGAGTCGCCGCCGTCGAGGCGGATCTGGTGCGGCCGCTCGCCGTCGAACTCCACGAAGAAGTCCTCGTCCAGCGCCATCCCGCCGTCCTCGTCGATGTCGACCTTGGCGATCCAGCCGCGGATGCCCTCCGGGTAGAACTGGGCGTCCCACGAGGCGTACAGCGAGTTGCTGAAGTAGAGCCTGCGCCCGTCCCGGCTCAGCTCGACCATCTGCGGCGCGCCGTTGAGCGGCCCGCCGCGCGGGTGCGGTGCCCGGGAGACGATGCCGCCGAGCCGGACCGTGCCGGTGTGCACGGGGTTGAACGGGTCGGAGACGTCGTACTGCCGCAGGTCGCCGGTGCCCCAGCAGGCGGCGTAGAGGAACCGGTCGTCCAGGCTCAGCACCAGGTCGGTGACCAGCGGGGGCACGGCCTTGAACGGCTTGAGCGCCGGTGGCAGCAGGTCCTCGTCGGCGGGTTCGGCGGGGACGTCGAGGACCTTGCGGACGGCCCACTCGTCGCCGTCCCGGTACCAGGTCCAGACCGAGGACGACAGGTCGTCGGTGGAGACCACGGAGTTGACGAAGCCGTAGGGCTTGGTCGGGTCGTGCGCGGGCCGCAGCTCCAAGGCCATCTGGTGCTGCTCGCCCAGGTCCAGGGTCTGGAGGTGGCGGCGGGTGCGCAGGTCGAACACGTGCACCGCGTGGCCGTACTTCTTGCCCAGCAGCAGTTCCGGGTCCACGCCGGCCTCGACCATGTTGGGCGTGCCCCACTCGCTGGTGATCATCACGTCGTGGCCGAGGTGCCACCAGAAGTCGTAGGCCAGGTGCTGCGGGCCGCGGTCGATCTCCCAGCGGCCCAGCACCTCGAACGACTCGTGGTCGATCTGGAAGACGCCGCCCGGCCCGTCGCCGTCGGGTGCGCCCAGGGCGCTGACGTAGATGCGGTCCGGGCCGCAGTGGAAGGTGTGCGGCCGGCTGTAGCCGGTGCGCTCGGCGACCTCCTCGGGCTCGATCACCTTCACCAGCTTCGGGTTGAGCGGGTCCGGCCTGGTGTCGACCAGGTGGATGCGCGAGGACCGCAGGCCGGGCACCAGCAGGTAGCGCCGCTCCTCGTGCGGGTGGGGCGTGTGCGGGCACAGGTGGGAGCTGCACGCGTTCCACCCGAAGTGGTGCAGCTCGTCACCGGCGTTGGGCATCTCCAGGCGGCCGACGACCGTGCCGTAGGTCGACGAGTCCGGGTCGAGGTCGAGCACGGCCAGGGCGTCCGGCCGGCCGTCCTCCGGGGTCGGGTTGAGGGTGGCCACGTAGCCGTGCTTCTCGCGCGGCCCCCGCATCGCCATGCGCGCGCTCGGGTAGAAGGTCTGGTCGGGTTGCCAGCGAACCATGGGTGCACCGTCCTGGTGGGTTGGGTGGCGTCAGTACCGGTAGCCGGCGACGGTGACCTCGCCGCGCTCGTCGTAGAACTCGGCCTGGTCCACGGCGGACTCCAGCAGCCGGTAGTGGTCCACGCGCCCCGGCCGCCAGGCGCGCAGCCCCTCCAGCTCCAGCAGGGGGCGCACCTCCGGGTCGTCGTAGGACATGCCCAGCAGCAGTTCGCGGAAGCGGGCCACCAGCTCGGCGGGTACGTCGTCGAAGGCGGTGAAGCTGCAGTGGTCGAACGCGCCGGTGCGGGTGAGCACCCGGGTGCCGTCTTCGGGCAGCACGCCCTCGCGGCGGAACGACGCGTAGTTGCCCTCGATCATGCACGCGGCGTCGACCTCGCCCGCGGCCAGCGCCCCGGCGGCCAGCCGCTCGCCGCCGACGTGGTCGCCGTGCTTGCCGCCCAGCTCCTCGAACCCGCGCACCCGGAAGTCCCGGTCCGGCACCAGGCCCAGGTCGCGCAGGTGCGCCAGCGGCAGCAGGGTCGCCTGGGGCGAGTCGACCGCGCCCACCCCGACCACCCGGCCCCGCAGGTCGGCGACCTCCCGGACGTCGGAGCCGGCGCGGACGACGACCACGGAGGTCAGGTCGCGGTCCGTGTCGCGCATCGCGATGGTGGTCAGGTCGCGGCCCCGGGCCGCGGCCATGCGCCGCTCCCGGACCCACGCCAGGGGCGAGTTCCAGGCGATGTGCACGTGGCCGGCCAGGTGCGACTCGGCCAGCCGCTCGTAGTTGGAGTAGAGCACGTAGTCGATCGGCAGGCCCTGGGCGGCGAACCACGCCTTGAAGCCCTCCCAGATGGTCACGACCTTCGGGTCGTAGGCGACCGCGCCGACGGTCAGCACGCGATGGGGTGCCACGGTGGCCCCTAGTCGAACAGGGGCATGCCGCACAGGGCACGACCCATGAAGTCGTGGATGGCCTCGGTGGTGGGCGCCATGACCGTCGCGGCCCGCGCGTCGCGGAAGTACCGCTCCAGCCCGCCCTCCTTGCGGAACGCGGCGCCGCCGCACACGCGCATCGCCAGGTCGGTGACGGCGATGGCCGCCTCCGAGGCCGCCGCCTTGACCTCCAGCACCCGCAGCGTCGCGTCGGGACGGTCGCCCTCGATGGCGGCCAGCGCGTCGCCGAGCACGGTGCGGGCCTGGTCGGCGATCAGGCGCATCCGGGCGATGTTCGCGCGCGTGACGGGGGAGTCGGCCAGCCGCCGGCCGAGGTGTTCCAGGCGCGCGGTGGTGACGTGCGCGATCGCCTTCCCGATGGCCGACTCCATCAGGCCCAGGGACGTGGCGGCGTTCAGGACGTGGAAGTGGGCGAGCACCACGCCGAGCATGATCTCGTCGCCCCTGCCGTCGGTGCCGAGCATCGCGTCCCGCCCGACCACGACGCCCTGCGCGGTCACCGGCCTGGACGCGTTGCCGCGCAGGCCGAAACCGTCGAAGCGGCCCCTGGCGTCCAGGCCGGGGCGGTCGGCGGGGACCAGCCACAGCGTGCTCGGGCCCTCGGCGGCCAGCGGTGTGCTCGACCAGACGTAGGAGTCGGCCTCGCCGGCGGAGGTGACCCAGCTCTTGCTCGCGTCGAGCACCACCCGGTCGTCCCCGTCCGCGGTCGCGGTGGACAGCGGCGCCCAGAAGTGGCTGCGCGACCCGGTCTCGGAGAACGCCAGGGTGGTCAGGTGCCCGCCGCGGGCGATGGCCTCGCGCGTCTCCCGCGGGCCGTGCGCCTCCAGCACCGCGGTGGCGCAGTAGTGCATGCACACCACCATGGCGGTGGACCCGCACGCGCGGGCCAGGTGCTCCACCACCTCGGCGGCCGACCGCAGCCCCGCGCCGCGACCGCCGACCTCGGTCGAGCTGATCAGGCC
This portion of the Saccharothrix syringae genome encodes:
- a CDS encoding phosphate/phosphite/phosphonate ABC transporter substrate-binding protein translates to MAPHRVLTVGAVAYDPKVVTIWEGFKAWFAAQGLPIDYVLYSNYERLAESHLAGHVHIAWNSPLAWVRERRMAAARGRDLTTIAMRDTDRDLTSVVVVRAGSDVREVADLRGRVVGVGAVDSPQATLLPLAHLRDLGLVPDRDFRVRGFEELGGKHGDHVGGERLAAGALAAGEVDAACMIEGNYASFRREGVLPEDGTRVLTRTGAFDHCSFTAFDDVPAELVARFRELLLGMSYDDPEVRPLLELEGLRAWRPGRVDHYRLLESAVDQAEFYDERGEVTVAGYRY
- a CDS encoding selenium-binding protein SBP56-related protein — its product is MVRWQPDQTFYPSARMAMRGPREKHGYVATLNPTPEDGRPDALAVLDLDPDSSTYGTVVGRLEMPNAGDELHHFGWNACSSHLCPHTPHPHEERRYLLVPGLRSSRIHLVDTRPDPLNPKLVKVIEPEEVAERTGYSRPHTFHCGPDRIYVSALGAPDGDGPGGVFQIDHESFEVLGRWEIDRGPQHLAYDFWWHLGHDVMITSEWGTPNMVEAGVDPELLLGKKYGHAVHVFDLRTRRHLQTLDLGEQHQMALELRPAHDPTKPYGFVNSVVSTDDLSSSVWTWYRDGDEWAVRKVLDVPAEPADEDLLPPALKPFKAVPPLVTDLVLSLDDRFLYAACWGTGDLRQYDVSDPFNPVHTGTVRLGGIVSRAPHPRGGPLNGAPQMVELSRDGRRLYFSNSLYASWDAQFYPEGIRGWIAKVDIDEDGGMALDEDFFVEFDGERPHQIRLDGGDSSSDSYCYP
- a CDS encoding acyl-CoA dehydrogenase family protein encodes the protein MTTSLVEDISSIVETTVAPNADEVDAAGAFPRDAIKALGEAGLLGLISSTEVGGRGAGLRSAAEVVEHLARACGSTAMVVCMHYCATAVLEAHGPRETREAIARGGHLTTLAFSETGSRSHFWAPLSTATADGDDRVVLDASKSWVTSAGEADSYVWSSTPLAAEGPSTLWLVPADRPGLDARGRFDGFGLRGNASRPVTAQGVVVGRDAMLGTDGRGDEIMLGVVLAHFHVLNAATSLGLMESAIGKAIAHVTTARLEHLGRRLADSPVTRANIARMRLIADQARTVLGDALAAIEGDRPDATLRVLEVKAAASEAAIAVTDLAMRVCGGAAFRKEGGLERYFRDARAATVMAPTTEAIHDFMGRALCGMPLFD